The genomic interval AGACTGCGACAAGACGTTCAACCGGCCCGCCCGCCTGGCCGCCCACCTCCGTTCCCACACGGACGACCGACCGTTCAAGTGCACCTACCCCGGCTGCGACAAAGACTACCGCGAGGAGAAGCACCTCCGCCAGCACGTCAAGGGCTCCCACACCCAGGAGCGGGCCTACGTCTGCTCTCACGAAGACTGCGGCAAGTCCTTCCTGACGGCGACGAGACTGCGCCGTCACCAGGACGTCCACGCCGGCCAGGAGCGCTTCCGGTGCCGCGACTTCCCGCCGTGCGCCCAGAGCTTCCGCAAGCACAACACCCTCCAGCGACACATCCGGTCGGAACACCTTGGCACGCACGCATACCCATGCACGGCACCCGGCTGTGGCGCCGGCTTCGACTCCCAGGGGGCTTTGCGGAACCATACCAAGCGCGACCACAGCGAACCGCAGTTCTGGTGCGAAGagtgcggcggcggcgacggcgagaCCAAGGTCGGCTTCACGTCCATCTCGCTGCTCCAGGCACACATCCGCAAGGAGCATCTCAACTGCATCTTCTGCGAGTACAAGTGCACCGGGCAGTGGGAGCTGGAGAGGCACGTGGAGATGCGCCACTCGGGCATCCCCGTCGACGCCCGCAAGACGGTCGCCTGCACGTGGGAGGGCTGCGACAAAAAGTTCACCAAGAAGCACAATCTCACCGTCCACATCCGCACCGCGCACGAAGGTTTCCGCTTCGTCTGTGGCGAGGTCGACGTCGCGGGCTCCCCTGATCTGGAAACCTGGTCCAACCACCAGGGCTGCGGCGGAGGCTTCGTCACCAAGGCCAACCTCGAGGACCATATCCGCTACGTCCATCTGGGCATGGAGCGTCCGGTGCCGAACCAGAAGCCACCCAACATCATTGACGATCTCGCCGGCACCAAGCGCACGATCCTCTGCACAATACCCGGCTGCGGCGCCCGCTTCATCCGCCACCACGACCTACAAGTTCATCTCGAGGACCACCCTCCACCAGTGGTGGCCGGCGCCGGCGACGGCGACCCGCAGATGGACATCGACGCAGCCCTCGCCAGCTTCGCGGCAGGCAACCCCAACGGCGAAGCCGACCTCGCCCCCTTTGACGGCGACCGCGAGATGCCGGAACTACCCCTGTACGGCATCATCCCCGGCGTCACAGACTTTGTCGGCGGTGACCCGGCCAACCCGAACGACGACTTCTGGATCGGTGCCGCCGACGACTTTGGCACGCCGCCGCAGACGTGGCAGGAGGAAGAAGCAGCCATGCGCGCGCTCATCGACGAGGACTTTTCCCAGTTTGTCGATCCTGCGTTGGGAAATATCGTCtgatggggggggggggggggggttggcTGGAACCAGACCAAAAAGGGAAAGATAAGACGAAAGCCGGCAAATTTGCAACATGATTTTGATGACAGTATTAGATACCCGGCCACGGAAACGGTGAGCCACGACAAAAAAAGCCTGATAGACAAAAACAAGGGGGTCACCAAAAAGTTTGTTGCGTTTTAAACTTGATGAATACTGTATATACTACAAAGGGCGAAAATGGAAGAGGTGCTTAGCTACTAGCGCTCAAAAGATATCAAGAAAACTGTATTGAACCCAGCCTTTTACACCTTTAATCGTTTCCCTCTTTGCAAAAACCAGAAAAAGCATCAGGACGAAATATTGGAATTCTTCCTTGGAGGAAAGTACCGCTGCGGGCGGAATGTCTCCTTGCTGAGGAAAGATGCGGGGCAACTACTCATCGATCGACTCACCTTTGCGTAGTCCACATGCTCCGTACACAGTTCACGTTAGAGGGAACAAAGTTTGCAAACAAAGATTCGCTTGCATTTATCCAGGGAAACCATGCTTTTCCTGAAGTGCGCTCTAATAGACATACAAGTGATTGATGCTGGCCCATGAAGCCAGCATCGCCTCCTTCTGCTGTATCCTATGTCTCCCTCCCCAGACCTGAGCCAGCCCCCTCTCATTTCCATTCCACGTTGGCGACAGATCGTGACTGCCATGTTCCAGGCAGATCATGATCTGGTATCTGCTGCTATGTTCGACCACAATCATATGCATGAAAGAGGTGGTGCCAAAATTTTGTGTGGTTAGTCTCCCCCGAGCTCTGGGATCGAGAAAACAGCCCCTGACCACTTTGCCAAACCGGCGATGAAATTATAGATGAGAAGAGACAAAAAATGAAAATAGAATCAAGAATCAAGGATGAAGTGAGAAGACGTGAGATGCAATTACAACAATTAACCAATCTTTACGCTATGTTCCTTTTGCATCATGTGCAGGGGGTAAGAAGAGCGCCGAGAAGGACGCTATGAGATAGGTTGGGTACCTCTAGTTGGCAACCTCCTCTTCGACCCAGCCGTTCAGGCCACCTTGAATGGCAAGACCGTAGCCAGCGCCCATGCCGCCGAAGCTAGCCTGGTACTGGTGTCCACGGCGTTGCTCGCCGTCGTGGCCCGAAGGGACGCCGCCGTTCTCGAAACCGGGGTTCAGGGCGGGCAAGCTGACGGCACGGTTGTGTTGGCCGCGACCGTTGCCAGGGGCCAGAAGACCACCAATGGTAGTCGGTCCGGAACCCGATGCACTCTGAGGGTATCCGTTCGAGATGCTGGCCGACTGTTGGTGCCCAGAGATGGGACCCTGGGATTGCACATCGATGGAGAGCTCGCTAGGTGATGACTGGGCAGTGCCGAACAAGGCCTGTTGCTGAACAGCAAGTTGCTGGTGCTGCTGATGCTGTTGATGTTGCGCTTGCTGAGAGACGTGGTTCAGGTACATCGTAAGGGGATGGTTGTTTGAGCCGAACATCGTGGCTGACTGTTGGGGGGTGTTGCCGTTGGTGGGAGAACCAGAGTTCTGGGAACCATTGGGCGGAGGTGACGAAACACCATCGGTACGAGGAGACTGCGCCTGTTGTTGAAGCTGACGGGGTGCGTTTCCGCAACGATCCTTGCCGAAGTTGACCTTGAACTTCTTGTACTCGTCCTTGCTGCGGATGGCCTCGATAGCCTTGATAGCGTTGGCAATGTTGGTGAAGTTGACAAAGGCGCAGCTCTTCTCTCTCAGGGTGTTGACCAGCTCAATCTCGCCGAATTCCGAGAAGTCCTGTCTCAGTCGCTCTTCAGTCCAGGTCTCATCAAGGTTACCAATGTAGACATTGCGAGAAGCTCCTCCGCTGACAGCAAGGGCGATGGCCGGCGGCAAAGCACCAGAGTGCTTGCCCCAGCCAATCTTGAGCCTGCGATTGTGGATCATCAAGCCCTGAAGGTTGCTCAGAGCGTAGAAAGACGCCGCGGCCGTGGGGTCGATGAAGGTAACGAAGCAGATGTGCTTGTCAGGGATGTAACGGATGTGGTGGAGAAGACCTCCGCGCACAACGTTGCAAATCTCCTCAATGGTCGTCTCGGGGTGGATGTTGCCCAGATAGATGGTGCGGTTTCCGAGGTTGTTAATACCACCGGCGGTCGTCGCAACAGCAGCTGCTGCAACAGATTGCTGAGCCAGCGCATTGGAGATCACGTCGCGGTCTGCACCAGTAAGCATGTGCGCATAGCCAGGCGCGATACCCAGGTATTGAGCAGCGTTCTGCTGCTGCGTCTTCGAAACGTAGGCGCAACGGTCCTTGCCGTAGTAAACGCGACGAGGAGCCTGCCACTTTGGCTCTTGAGGAAGTTGAGAAACAGCCTTGATTGCGTTGGCAATGGACAGAAAGTGGATGAAGGCAATGCTCTTCTCACGAACAATCTTGACCGTGTCAATGGCACCGAACTTCCCAAGGTCCTCACGAAGCTCCTCCTCGGCAATATCCTCCGGTAGGTTACCCAAGTACACGTTACGGGAAGCACCTGACTGCTGGACAGCCAGAGCCACAGAGGTGGGTACCTGCGAAGGCTTGCCCCAGCCGACCTTGATGTCCTGGCCCTTGATGCAGAGCTTTTTCAAGATGGCATCAGAGTGGAAGTGGGTTGCGGAGCTGGCGTCGAGGAAGGAGATGAAGGCACAGTTCTTATCGGGCAGAAGACGGACGGACTCGATTTGTCCGCTACGAACGTGACCCAGAATCTCCTCAGCGGAAGTGTCGGGGGGAATGTTACCGAGGTAGACGGTGCGGCTGGTACCAGTGACCATGCCAGGGCCCATCGAAACGGGAGAGCTGGGCTGCATGGGAATCTGCATGTTGTTGAAGCTACCACCGGTGGGAGACTGAGGCTGGAAGAACTGGGGAGCGCCGTAGGTCGAAGGAGAAACCATGGCCTGGTACTGCTGAGGAGACATGCTCTGCTGAACAGGGCTCTGCAGGCCATtgtgctgttgctgctgttggCTCTGGTGCTGAGCTTGCTGGAAGCTCTGCAGGTTCTGGAACTGAGGGCTCGCGAAAGCCGCCGGGGTTCCAGGCTGGAAGGGGCTTCCGAGCAGCAGCTGGGAGGGAAGAAGAGGCGTGAACTGCATGTCGAAAGCGGTGCCAGGAGTGGCCATGTCGGCGGCGGAAGGGGGCGCCTGatgctggtgctggtgctgatGCTGGAGCTGGTTCAGGGGCTGAGTGTTGATGGTGGGAATGTTTCCACGACGAGGGTGCCTGTCAGCGAAGCCAGAGATGTTGGAAGTGAAAGCTCCGTGAGAGAAGCCAGTTTCGCTATTGGAAGGCTTGGAGGCGTGGCCGAAGCGGTTCCCAGGAGCACTGGGGCCGCCTTGGCCGACGGGTCCTTGAATTTCCTGCATCCCGAGTAGATGCGGAGGGACAAGGCTGTCCCGACCGATTTGAGATAGAATCGCCGTTTTGAAAGATTAGACGTGCCCTGAGCAGGCACGAAGAATCGAAGACTGGCGCGTTGGAATGCTACGATATCCGAGGAATACCGTAGTTTTCAACGTGTGATTGGGTATGTCTCAAAATCCGTCCAAGGGGCAAGCCAACGATGTCAGAGTCCAAGACAAAAGGTGGAGCGAGACTGATGGTGCTAGCTTGGTTAAACCAAACTATCAACGGGCCGTTTGGTGAGGTGTGTGGCGAAAGGGTGCCTGGTGCCAAAGTCGAAGTTTGTGAATTATATGGATCGAAGCAACAAGACCTAATCAGGCAGTGGCAAGAttgaggcggcggcgacagTTTTGCGACTAGAAGCCTGGGTATCTCCGTTGTTGCCGTAGAAAGCAATGTGGTGCAAAGTATTCCGAGTGAGTTTGTCGGGGTCGGAGCAATGTTGGCCTGGAGCAAGTCGTATAGCAAGTAGGTCGAAGCAACAATTTGCAGGTGATCAGCGAGCGTTGGATTCGGATCGGATCGGTGTTGAGATGGGTGCTGAGACTGATCACTCCTTGCAGGCAGACCGGGTGAAGGTCAAATAATTATGGACGAAGGATATACGGGCAACGAATGTAGGAGCCAAGGTGAAGTGTCGATCAACACAACAGCAGCGGTAACGATCGCATAGGCCAGTGAGTCGACGGCGGCGACGAGCGAAATAGCCGAAAGGGTGAAGAATAGAAGATGTAAGAATAAGGATGAAGGCGGCCGGAGGGAGGAGgtgaagaggaggaagaggatgtAGAAGGGAGGTATAGGTGATGGAGACGGGAGGGTGAAGAGGAGAAAGAGAGGTGAGGTTAGGTTAGGGGGTTAGAAGTCCAAGGGTGGAGGTAGGAATAGGAGGGAGACAAGTAAGGTTAGGTAACAAGAATAGGAGCAGGGAAGAGCCAGTAGAAGGAGAGAAGAAAGAAGGATAGAAAAGCTCAAGGAAGCGAGAGTGAGAGagcgtgagagagagaggagcaCGCACACACGCGCAAGGTGGAAGGGATGGAaggagaagaaaaagaaaaaaaaagaggtgaGCAAAGGCGTGAAAGCGGAGTGAGGAGGAGTAGGTAAGGTACAGACCACGGTACagcgtaaggtaaggtacgtgAGGTACCTACTCCATATGTGAGGTACGGGAGGAAAGGTAAGGGTAGCAAGAGGGCGAGTGGTGGACTGTGGGAGACCAGGAGAGAGTGGACGGGGGGGTTCGTGTAGGCGGTAGATTACCCAAAAGGGTCGAAAGTAGAATTGGCTGCGCTAAGTTTAATGAGACGGGCCAGGGATTACGGCAGGAGAACCCACAGCACGAGAGCCCACCAGTCACcagaggagagagagagagagagattcAGATCAGAGAGAAGCCAGAGAGACTAAGAACTACGAGCCCGGGGGGATGGATGGGTTGGATTATGGACAAGGACAAGGACAGTCTCTGTCTCGGTCTGCTTCTGCCGTCCTTCCAGCTGGTTGctaaggtacggagtactggtGATGGGTGATGGGTGCTGCTCTCTGTCCCGAGGATCTAGAAGGCCTAATGACAGCTGACAGTTGTAACAGAGAGAGGGGGGTGAATGGCAGAAGAAGCGAAAGGCTGATTGATTGATAGCCCTTGATCTTTCACCTTGACCATCAATGGCCGAGGCCGTCGTCAAAGAGGGACTGGCCCTGGACCAAAGAGAAGAAAACAGAAGAAAACAAGACGAAAGAGAAGAGTTGCGCAAGGCACCCAGAGCCTAGAGGTGAAAGGTGCTCAGTGCTTTGTGAAGCGTGCTATGATTAAACATCCCATGTTGCCATGTATCTTTGCTTCCTTTCTCTCCCCTTCACCCACTGCACGGCTCTGCTGGTACAACAGGGGTGACTTGGCTCTGGTCTGGTCCCCTCTGAGCCTGCTCTGCTTACGTCCTTTCCTTCCTCTCTTGCGTTGGTCTTGCGTTGCTCTTTCGTTGGCTCGGCTTTGGCTCTGAGCAGCATCTGGTCCATCCGCCCACCCATCACGAGTTCCCCATGACAGGAACCTGACACTGTCGGTCCGTGGTATCTTTGACCTGGACAACTGACGTCCCTTTGGCCTGTTCCTGACGGTTAGACAGCCGGTTCGCAAGCCCTTAGAAGGAGCCTAGATGAATGATCAACGGCTTGCCGGACCGCCCGACTTCTGTGTCTAGTCTGTCTTCATTTCCAGGGCAATACCTCCAGAGCATCTGCCAAGTGACATTTCCCATGCCAACGGGCCCTTCCCCAGGTGCATAAGACGGCcccctttttctctctcGTGTACCTCGCTCTGGAGATTATATATCAAAGATACTTTCAACGGCGTGATGGCCCCTTCTGGGCGCTATGCACGGTTGCATTTTAGGGGAAAGAgcaaaaaaaagggggggcACACGCTGCGATACGGGGGCCAATAAGACGAGTCATCTTAGCTCACctcaaggtaccttaccttcttGTGGTACAGATGCTCCATAAGGTAGTGTACCTTATGGTTCTGACCTCGCAACACTGACAGAACAGTGGGGGACGAGGATGAGCTTGCAGTGAATCGTGTCCTGTCCACTGTCCATGTCCAGGACGAGTCTTCTTCCATGAGGAGAGAAGATGGGGCCGGTTCAGTAGACGAGCCCGCGCGGGCTGTGGGCACGTATTGCTCACAGCATATTCCTGGCTGACCAGGCCGATCTGCACAATTAATAGAGCCTCTGGCAAGGTacatccgtactccgtacatgaCATGTACATTGCATAAGGCAAGGTGGCAAGCAAGCAAGTCGACTCTGGAGAAGTCAGAATATGTACATACTTCGTAGCCACAGCTCGCCCCATTTTCCTAAGGAACCCTCCGATCTTCAGGGCGGCAACCGTCGAACTGGTACTAACAACTGACAAGACAGGCGCGACAAGGAGGCACTCAACCACCTTCATCCTGATTGGGATCTACTTTGTATGCAAGTCTGCGTTGGAGACTGCTGCAGCAAGCACCACCTTGAAAGATATCTACGGATACCTTAGTAGTCGTAGTACAAGGTGAGGTAGGTACGGAGGACTCTCAGGTGGGCCAAACCAGACTCACCAACTTCAATGTCTGACTATGTGTCCGTAGGTACCTACCTGTCGACTTGCGCGGCGTGCCTGACTTGTCTTGATGAGCCAGCACTACTCCGTAATCGAGTATCGAAAGTTGCCAGACATTGGTAGCTGCAGCCGCCGTCAATTTTAGCCAGCTGCGGCGGGTAGGGCCAGCCACAACCACGAGACTCGAGCATCGACCGTCACCGTGGTATTTTGGCGTACGCCAATACCGCCAGTCCAACTTGCCGAATCATGAACGGAGAAACGGGAGCCTACCACCTACCTTAGCCTTCCTTTATACAGTAAGGTACCGGTAGGTCCTACGATACCGCTTGGTGATGGCCAAGGCTCGAGGGAACCAACGAACGAAACATGCTCACTCTCCCATTCGCTCGCTCGCTCGCTGGTTCACACTCTTGGGGCGAGACAAGTCATAGTTATATCGACTCAGCTATGACTGGTACGGGATGCCGTGCCAGTCTCGTCTTGGCTGATTGAGTTGATATTGCGAGCGCTGCAAAATGGAACAGCACTGAACACTCATTCACATAACACGGATAATCATCAGCCTTTTCCATTTGGTCATCAACACTTCTTTTCAACAAACCAGCCAACCGCCAGCCCGGATACATCTCCATACTGCCTACACCCGTTCTCCGCCCACCCGTCCGTTGTCACCAGCCATACGACGCCTCGATTTCTTACGCAGTAGTCGTCCTTATCCACATGAGCAGCTTTCATCTCCCCCCTGTTTGGTCCCCTTTTTGGCCCCCCATCCCTCGGATTACCCCTCGGTCTGGTCCCCCATTCTCGATGCTCGGAGTCGGAGCCAGGCCGCAACCAGAGCCTCGTGAACTGGTCGCAGTTCAAACATTTGAGCTCCGGTCGTAGGCTTTTACTTTGAGATCTGGGCAAACAAACGGACATTCCAAAGAACCTTGCTCTGAACAGAGTTGATCCCATTCCCGATGGCATCAGTATATCCGTACGTCGTACTGTCCTGGAATACATAATACCGTGAGCTTCCGATCTGGACGGAGATTTTGTGCTTTTGCGTAGCCAAGATGCGGATATTGCATTCCAACTATATGGGGGGGGCTTTCTTCGCGCAGATTCCCGACCCTTTCTCACACTACATGGCGAGCCTGCGAGGTACATACTCTGTTTCCCCTGGTCTAACCGAAGACACCGCG from Colletotrichum lupini chromosome 2, complete sequence carries:
- a CDS encoding RNA recognition domain-containing protein translates to MQEIQGPVGQGGPSAPGNRFGHASKPSNSETGFSHGAFTSNISGFADRHPRRGNIPTINTQPLNQLQHQHQHQHQAPPSAADMATPGTAFDMQFTPLLPSQLLLGSPFQPGTPAAFASPQFQNLQSFQQAQHQSQQQQQHNGLQSPVQQSMSPQQYQAMVSPSTYGAPQFFQPQSPTGGSFNNMQIPMQPSSPVSMGPGMVTGTSRTVYLGNIPPDTSAEEILGHVRSGQIESVRLLPDKNCAFISFLDASSATHFHSDAILKKLCIKGQDIKVGWGKPSQVPTSVALAVQQSGASRNVYLGNLPEDIAEEELREDLGKFGAIDTVKIVREKSIAFIHFLSIANAIKAVSQLPQEPKWQAPRRVYYGKDRCAYVSKTQQQNAAQYLGIAPGYAHMLTGADRDVISNALAQQSVAAAAVATTAGGINNLGNRTIYLGNIHPETTIEEICNVVRGGLLHHIRYIPDKHICFVTFIDPTAAASFYALSNLQGLMIHNRRLKIGWGKHSGALPPAIALAVSGGASRNVYIGNLDETWTEERLRQDFSEFGEIELVNTLREKSCAFVNFTNIANAIKAIEAIRSKDEYKKFKVNFGKDRCGNAPRQLQQQAQSPRTDGVSSPPPNGSQNSGSPTNGNTPQQSATMFGSNNHPLTMYLNHVSQQAQHQQHQQHQQLAVQQQALFGTAQSSPSELSIDVQSQGPISGHQQSASISNGYPQSASGSGPTTIGGLLAPGNGRGQHNRAVSLPALNPGFENGGVPSGHDGEQRRGHQYQASFGGMGAGYGLAIQGGLNGWVEEEVAN